From one Pseudomonas sp. S35 genomic stretch:
- a CDS encoding peptidylprolyl isomerase produces MTQVKLTTNHGDIVIELNAEKAPITVANFIEYVNAGHYENTVFHRVIGNFMVQGGGFEPGMKEKKDKRPSIQNEADNGLSNDKYTVAMARTMEPHSASAQFFINVADNAFLNHSGKNVQGWGYAVFGKVTEGKDVVDKIKGVSTTSKAGHQDVPAEDVIIEKAEIVG; encoded by the coding sequence ATGACTCAAGTCAAACTGACCACCAACCACGGTGACATCGTCATCGAACTGAACGCCGAAAAAGCGCCGATCACCGTCGCCAACTTCATCGAATACGTGAACGCCGGCCACTACGAAAACACTGTTTTCCACCGTGTCATCGGCAACTTCATGGTCCAGGGCGGCGGTTTCGAGCCAGGCATGAAAGAGAAGAAAGACAAGCGCCCAAGCATCCAGAACGAAGCGGACAACGGCCTTTCCAACGACAAGTACACCGTCGCGATGGCCCGCACCATGGAGCCGCATTCGGCCTCCGCGCAGTTCTTCATCAACGTGGCCGACAACGCCTTCCTGAACCACAGCGGCAAGAACGTGCAGGGTTGGGGCTACGCCGTGTTCGGTAAAGTCACCGAAGGCAAGGACGTTGTCGACAAGATCAAAGGCGTGTCCACCACGTCCAAAGCCGGTCACCAAGACGTTCCAGCCGAAGACGTGATCATCGAGAAAGCCGAGATCGTTGGGTGA
- the lpxH gene encoding UDP-2,3-diacylglucosamine diphosphatase gives MILLISDLHLIDTRPDITRAFLDLLHGRARGAQALYILGDFFEAWIGDDGMTPFQRSICEALRELSDSGTPIFIMHGNRDFLIGKAFCKAAGATLLKDPSVVQLYGEPVLLMHGDSLCTRDLGYMKLRRILRNPIVLFILRHLPLRTRHKLARKLRSESRAQTRMKANDIVDVTPEEVPRVMQRFGVRTLVHGHTHRPAIHKLQIGEQSAKRIVLGDWDKQGWALQVDEQGFALAAFDFVNPQLALPGA, from the coding sequence GTGATATTGCTGATTTCAGATTTGCATCTGATCGATACGCGCCCGGACATTACCCGGGCGTTTCTGGATCTGCTCCACGGCCGCGCCCGTGGCGCCCAGGCGTTGTACATTCTGGGGGACTTCTTTGAAGCCTGGATTGGCGACGACGGCATGACCCCCTTCCAACGCTCCATTTGCGAGGCTCTGCGTGAGCTGAGCGACAGCGGCACCCCGATTTTCATCATGCACGGCAACCGCGACTTCCTGATCGGCAAGGCATTCTGCAAAGCAGCAGGCGCCACCTTGCTCAAGGACCCGAGTGTCGTGCAGTTGTATGGCGAACCTGTGCTGCTGATGCACGGCGACAGCCTCTGCACCCGCGACCTTGGCTATATGAAGCTGCGGCGCATCCTGCGTAACCCGATTGTGCTGTTTATCCTGCGCCACCTGCCCTTGCGTACCCGCCACAAGCTGGCGCGCAAGCTGCGCAGTGAAAGCCGTGCGCAAACACGCATGAAAGCCAACGACATCGTCGATGTGACGCCCGAGGAAGTCCCACGGGTGATGCAGCGCTTTGGCGTGCGCACCCTGGTCCACGGCCACACCCATCGCCCCGCCATTCATAAGTTGCAGATTGGCGAGCAGTCGGCCAAGCGCATTGTGCTGGGGGATTGGGACAAGCAAGGCTGGGCGTTGCAGGTGGATGAGCAAGGGTTTGCGTTGGCGGCGTTTGATTTTGTGAACCCGCAGTTGGCGCTGCCTGGCGCCTGA
- a CDS encoding glutamine--tRNA ligase/YqeY domain fusion protein, whose product MSKPTVDPTSNSKAGPAVPVNFLRPIIQADLDSGKHTQIVTRFPPEPNGYLHIGHAKSICVNFGLAQEFGGVTHLRFDDTNPAKEDQEYIDAIESDIKWLGFEWSGEVRYASKYFDQLFDWAVELIKAGKAYVDDLTPEQAKEYRGTLTEPGKNSPFRDRSVEENLDWFARMRAGEFADGARVLRAKIDMASPNMNLRDPIMYRIRHAHHHQTGDKWCIYPNYDFTHGQSDAIEGITHSICTLEFESHRPLYEWFLDSLPVPAHPRQYEFSRLNLNYTITSKRKLKQLVDEKHVFGWDDPRMSTLSGFRRRGYTPASIRNFCDMVGTNRSDGVVDFGMLEFSIRQDLDANAPRAMCVLRPLKVVITNYPQDQVENLELPRHPQKEELGVRKLPFAREIYIDRDDFMEEPPKGYKRLEPNGEVRLRGSYVIRADEAIKDADGNIVELRCSYDPDTLGKNPEGRKVKGVVHWVPAAASIECEVRLYDRLFRSPNPEKAEDSASFLDNINPDSLQVLTGCRAEPSLGDAQPEDRFQFEREGYFCADIKDSKPGAPVFNRTVTLRDSWGQ is encoded by the coding sequence ATGAGCAAGCCCACTGTCGACCCTACCTCGAATTCCAAGGCCGGACCTGCCGTTCCGGTCAATTTCCTGCGCCCGATCATCCAGGCGGACCTGGATTCGGGCAAGCACACGCAGATCGTCACCCGCTTCCCGCCAGAGCCCAACGGCTACCTGCACATCGGTCATGCCAAGTCGATCTGTGTGAACTTCGGCCTGGCCCAGGAGTTCGGTGGCGTCACGCACCTGCGTTTCGACGACACCAACCCGGCCAAGGAAGACCAGGAATACATCGACGCCATCGAAAGCGACATCAAGTGGCTGGGTTTCGAATGGTCCGGTGAAGTGCGCTACGCCTCCAAATATTTCGACCAGTTGTTCGACTGGGCCGTCGAGCTGATCAAGGCCGGCAAGGCCTACGTCGACGACCTGACCCCCGAGCAGGCCAAGGAATACCGTGGCACCCTGACCGAGCCGGGCAAGAACAGCCCGTTCCGCGACCGTTCGGTGGAAGAGAACCTGGACTGGTTCGCCCGCATGCGCGCCGGTGAGTTTGCCGACGGCGCCCGCGTACTGCGTGCCAAGATCGACATGGCTTCGCCGAACATGAACCTGCGCGACCCGATCATGTACCGCATCCGCCATGCCCATCACCACCAGACCGGTGACAAGTGGTGCATCTACCCCAACTACGACTTCACCCACGGTCAGTCGGACGCCATCGAAGGCATCACCCACTCTATCTGCACCCTGGAATTCGAAAGCCATCGTCCGCTGTACGAGTGGTTCCTCGACAGCCTGCCGGTTCCGGCACATCCGCGTCAGTACGAATTCAGCCGCCTGAACCTGAACTACACCATCACCAGCAAGCGCAAGCTCAAGCAACTGGTCGATGAGAAGCACGTGTTTGGTTGGGATGACCCGCGCATGTCGACCCTGTCGGGCTTCCGCCGTCGTGGCTACACCCCGGCGTCGATCCGCAACTTCTGTGACATGGTCGGCACCAACCGTTCCGACGGCGTGGTTGACTTCGGCATGCTCGAATTCAGCATCCGCCAGGATCTGGACGCCAACGCCCCGCGCGCCATGTGCGTGCTGCGCCCGTTGAAAGTCGTGATCACCAACTACCCGCAAGACCAGGTCGAGAACCTCGAACTGCCGCGTCATCCGCAAAAAGAAGAACTGGGCGTGCGCAAGCTGCCGTTCGCCCGTGAAATCTACATCGACCGTGATGACTTCATGGAAGAGCCGCCAAAAGGCTACAAGCGCCTGGAGCCGAATGGCGAAGTGCGCCTGCGCGGCAGCTACGTGATCCGTGCCGACGAAGCCATCAAGGACGCCGATGGCAACATCGTCGAACTGCGCTGCTCGTACGACCCAGACACCCTGGGCAAGAACCCTGAAGGCCGCAAGGTCAAGGGCGTGGTTCACTGGGTGCCGGCTGCGGCCAGTATCGAGTGCGAAGTGCGTCTGTACGATCGCCTGTTCCGTTCGCCGAACCCCGAGAAGGCTGAAGACAGCGCCAGTTTCCTCGACAACATCAACCCTGACTCCCTGCAAGTCCTCACTGGTTGTCGTGCCGAGCCATCGCTTGGCGACGCACAGCCGGAAGACCGTTTCCAGTTCGAGCGCGAAGGTTACTTCTGCGCGGATATCAAGGACTCGAAACCTGGTGCTCCGGTATTCAACCGTACCGTGACCTTGCGTGATTCGTGGGGCCAGTGA
- a CDS encoding DHA2 family efflux MFS transporter permease subunit — protein sequence MSNNASFTPPSLLMATIGLSLATFMQVLDTTIANVALPTISGNLGVSSEQGTWVITSFAVSNAIALPLTGWLSRRFGEVKLFLWATILFVLASFLCGISTSMPELIGFRVLQGLVAGPLYPMTQTLLIAVYPPARRGMALALLAMVTVVAPIAGPILGGWITDSYSWPWIFFINVPIGIFAVMVVRSQLKKRPVVTSYQPMDYVGLLSLIVGVGALQIILDKGNDLDWFESNFIIVGAAISVIALAVFIIWEMTDKHPVVNLRLFAHRNFRIGTIVLILGYAGFFGINLILPQWLQTQMGYTATWAGLAVAPIGILPVLMSPFVGKYAHKFDLRLLAGLAFLAIGLSCFMRAGFTNEVDFTHIALVQLFMGIGVALFFMPTLSILMSDLPPHQIADGAGLATFLRTLGGSFAASLTTWIWIRRADQHHAYMSENMTTYDSATRDALQALGGAGHKAYAQLDQILTSQAYMMSTVDYFTLLGWMFMALMLLVWLAKPPFTAKAGPAASGH from the coding sequence ATGAGCAATAACGCCTCCTTCACGCCACCCAGCCTGTTGATGGCCACCATTGGCCTGTCGCTGGCGACCTTTATGCAGGTGCTCGACACCACCATCGCCAACGTGGCGTTGCCGACCATTTCCGGCAACTTGGGCGTGAGTTCGGAGCAGGGCACCTGGGTGATCACCTCGTTTGCGGTGAGCAATGCCATCGCCTTGCCGCTCACCGGTTGGTTGAGCCGCCGGTTTGGCGAAGTGAAGCTGTTTCTGTGGGCCACGATCCTGTTTGTACTGGCCTCGTTCCTGTGCGGGATTTCCACGTCCATGCCTGAGTTGATCGGCTTCCGGGTGCTGCAAGGCCTGGTCGCCGGGCCGTTGTACCCGATGACGCAGACCCTGTTGATCGCGGTCTACCCACCGGCGAGGCGCGGCATGGCCCTGGCGTTGTTGGCGATGGTCACGGTGGTCGCGCCGATTGCGGGGCCCATCCTCGGTGGCTGGATCACCGACAGCTACAGCTGGCCTTGGATCTTCTTTATCAATGTACCCATCGGCATCTTTGCGGTGATGGTGGTGCGTTCGCAACTGAAGAAGCGCCCGGTGGTCACCAGTTACCAGCCGATGGATTACGTCGGGTTGTTGAGCTTGATCGTGGGGGTCGGCGCCTTGCAGATCATCCTCGACAAGGGCAACGACCTGGATTGGTTCGAATCCAACTTCATCATCGTCGGCGCGGCGATTTCGGTGATTGCCCTGGCGGTGTTCATCATCTGGGAAATGACCGACAAGCATCCGGTGGTCAACCTGCGCCTGTTTGCCCACCGTAACTTTCGCATCGGCACCATCGTGTTGATCCTGGGCTACGCGGGCTTCTTCGGCATCAACCTGATCCTGCCGCAATGGCTGCAAACCCAGATGGGCTACACCGCCACCTGGGCTGGCCTGGCGGTGGCGCCGATCGGGATCCTGCCGGTGCTGATGTCACCGTTCGTGGGCAAGTACGCGCACAAATTCGACCTGCGCCTGCTGGCGGGGCTGGCGTTCCTGGCGATTGGCCTGAGCTGCTTTATGCGCGCCGGCTTCACCAATGAAGTGGACTTCACCCACATCGCCCTGGTGCAGTTGTTCATGGGCATTGGCGTGGCGCTGTTCTTTATGCCGACCCTGAGCATCCTGATGTCCGACCTGCCCCCGCACCAGATTGCCGACGGCGCGGGCCTGGCGACTTTCCTGCGCACGTTGGGCGGCAGCTTCGCGGCGTCGCTGACCACCTGGATCTGGATTCGCCGGGCCGACCAGCACCATGCGTACATGAGCGAGAACATGACTACCTACGACTCGGCCACCCGTGATGCCTTGCAGGCGCTCGGCGGGGCAGGGCACAAGGCCTATGCGCAACTGGACCAGATCCTCACCAGCCAGGCGTACATGATGTCCACCGTGGATTACTTCACGTTGCTGGGGTGGATGTTCATGGCGTTGATGTTGCTGGTGTGGCTGGCGAAGCCGCCGTTTACCGCAAAAGCGGGGCCGGCTGCTTCGGGGCACTGA